A stretch of DNA from Danio rerio strain Tuebingen ecotype United States chromosome 10, GRCz12tu, whole genome shotgun sequence:
tgtgtgtgtgtgtgtgtgtgtgtgtatgtgcacctGCAGCTGTTGCCCATCTCTATCAGTTTGAGCACATCCTCAGTGCACCTGACCTCTCGCTCCTGCAGTCCCACCACCTGCACCTGCTGCTTCCCATCCTCCAACACTCGCAGCTTCGCCTTCCGGTTCAACAGATCAAACACCTGCAGCAGAACagcagattacacacacacacacacacacactgaaaattcACTGATGATGAATGAGGGACTGACAACCGACTGACAACTGACTGATGACTGACAAACAGACTGACGACCGACTGATAACTGACAATCGACTGACAACTGAATGACAACTGACTGATAACTGACTAACAACTGACAAACAACCGACTGACAACTGACTGACAACCAACTGACGACTGACAACCGACAACTGACAAACAACCGACTGACAACTGACTGACAACCAACTGACGACTGACAACCGACAACTGACTGATAACTGACTGATAACTGACTAACAACTGACAAACAACCGACTGACAACTGACTGACAACCAACTGACGACTGACAACCGACAACTGACTGATAACTGACTGATAACTGACTAACAACTGACAAACAACCGACTGACAACTGACTGACAACCAACTGACGACTGACAACCGACAACTGACTGATAACTGACTGACAATCGACTGACAACTGACTGACAACCAACTGACGACTGACAACCGACAACTGACTGATAACTGACTGACAACTGACTGACAATCGACAGACAACTGAATGACAACTGACTGACAACCAACTGACGACTGACAACCGACAACTGACTGACAACTGACAAACAACTGACTGACAACTGACTAACAGCTGACTGACAACCGACTGACAACTGAATGACAACTGACTGACAACCAACTAACGACTGAATGACAACTGACTGATAATTGACTGACAACCAACTGACGACTGACAACCAACTGACAACAAACTGACGACTGACAACTGACTGATAACTGACTGACAACCAACTGATGACTGACAACCGACAACTGACTGATAACTGACTGACAACAGACTGACAACTGACTGATAACTGACTGACAACTGACTGACAACCGACTGACAACTTACTGACAACAGACTGACAACAGACTGACAACCGACTGACAACTGACTAACAACAGACTGACAACAGACTGACAACTGACTAACAACAGACTGACAACTGACTGACAACCGACTGACAACTGACTAACAACAGACTGACAACAGACTGACAACTGACTGATAACCGACTGACAACTGATTAACAACAGACTGACAACAGACTGACAACAGACTGACAACTGACTGACAACTGACTGACAACTGACTAACAACAGACTGACAACTGACTGATAACCGACTGACAACTGACTAACAACAGACTGACAACAGACTGACAACAGACTGACAACTGACTGACAACTGACTGACAACTGACTAACAACAGACTGACAACTGACTGATAACCGACTGACAACTGACTAACAACAGACTGACAACAGACTGACAACTGACTGACAACAGTCTGATAACTGACTGACAACTGACTGACAACTGACTGACAACTGACTAACAACAGACTGACAACAGACTGACAACAGACTGACAACTGACTGACAACTGACTGACAACTGACTGACAACAGACTGACAACTGACTGACAACAGTCTGATAACTGACTGACAACTGACTGACAACTGACTAACAACTGACTGACAACAGACTGACAACAGACTGACAACTGACTGACAACTGACTGACAACTGACTAACAACAGACTGACAACTGACTGATAACCGACTGACAACTGACTAACAACAGACTGACAACAGACTGACAACTGACTAACAACAGACTGACAACAGACTGACAACTGACTGACAACAGTCTGATAACTGACTGACAACTGACTGACAACTGACTGACAACTGACTAACAATAGACTAACAACTGACTGACAACAGACTGACAACTGACTGATAGCCGTTTGACAACAGTCTGAGAAGTGGCAGACACAAGCTTGAGCATGGAAAGTTTCTTCAGTCTGCATCACCCAACTGCACACAGCTGTTCAGCACACTGGTGTGGACACTCACTTTCCCACTGTAGATCTCGAAGAAGGTGGAGAACACCTGCAGGTCCAGCTTCTTATAGATCGGCTTCTTCAACATCAGGAAAACATCCCGCGCtggaacacaaacaaaatgtgtgtgtgtgtgtgtgtgtctgtgtgtatgtgtgtctgtgtgtgcatgtttgtgtgtgtgtattaccagCGAGAGCGTAGATGCCTTTGGAACAGTCCTGGTTCTTCCCAGAAAAATCTCCACCCATGGTCTGGAAGTGAGGAATATAGATTATGGATTATAGAATATAGATTACTCATTATAGATGATAGACTATAGATAATGTACTATACATTACTGATCATAGATTTTGGTTATAGATTATAGACTGCAGATATGATGTATGATAGGTTATGGATTATAGGTTATAGTTTATGTATGATAAATCAGGGATTATGAATTGCAGGTTATGGATTATAGATTATAAATTATTGATTATGGATTATTGATTATGGATTATGGATTATTGATTATGGTCCTGCAGATGTGGTGTTGTGGTTTACTGACGTGAGTTTTCCCGCTGCCCGTCTGCCCGTAGGCGAAACATGTGGCCATTCCTCTCTCAAACACCGTCTCCACCAGCGGCCGCGCAGTGAACCtgcaacacacaacacaacaacatcaacacaacaacaacaacacactgtACAGCGTCTCCACATGCGGTGAGCCTGGTGTATCTGGTGCAGTATTATGTGCTGTGATCATGACGAAGACTAAAGCAGATATTAaagaggagttattaaaactgacatGATCATAAATGTGCTGGAATATCACTGATAACAGCACCTGATGAAAACTGCACACGACGCCAAtcattctgacacacacacacacacacaagcgcataCACAGAGGCACACAcagaggcacacacacacacacagaggcacacacagagacacatacagacacacacacacacacacacacacacacacacctgtagacCATCTCGTTGGTGGAGGTGTCGTCGAAGGCGTAGTCGAAGCGGAAGGTCTGGTTCTCCAGGTATCGGGTCAGGTCCACCTTCTGCTTGGGCTCGTGCACCATCACCACATCCTTACTGGGGATGGTGATGACGTCCAGATCCTTCATGCTGAGCTCtgcgcagcacacacacacacacgtgcacgtgTCAGCAACACACAGCGCTACACCAGCACAACAACAGCTCATACACACCTTTCTTATTCAGAGGCCTCGtccgcacacacacgcatatcCGGTGGTCCTCAAtctaagaaaacacacacacacacacactgttaacacacacacatacacatacacactaattcacacacatgcacagtgtCAGGAGATGCAAATACCAGGTCTGCAGTGGTCAGCGGCCGGTAGTCCAGACTCGCCCTGAAGTCTCGGATCATACACATGATCTCATAGTTGGGGGTGGTGGTGTCgacctcctgcacacacacacacacacacacacacacatgcacacacacacatgcacgcacgcacgcacgcacgcacgcacacacacacacacacacacacacacagaaattggggaaaaaataaacggggtgaataattctgacttcaactgtatatactttatttacaatataaaacaataacacacacacacgcacgcacgcactcacacacacacacacacacacacacacacacacacacacacacacacaaaatcacacaaaacccACAAATAcagggtgtgtgtgtgatatttgcTGCCTGTGTGTGTAGTATTTGTTGTGTGCATTATATGCTGTGTGAAAactttggtgtgtgtgtatgtttgtgtgtgtgtagtgtatgagtgtgtagcaagtgtgtatgtgtgtcttagTTTGTGTAggggtgtagtgtgtgtgtgtgtgtgtgtgtgtgtatgtgtgtgtgtgtgtgtgtgtatgtgtgtgtgtgtgtgtgtatgtgtgtgtgtgtgtgtatgtgtgtgtgtgtgtgtgtgtgtgtgtgtgcgtgtgtgtgcgtgtgtatgtgtgtgtgtgtgtatgtgtgtgtgtgcgtgtgtatgtgtgtatgtgtgtgtgtgcgtgtatgtgtgtgtgtgtgtatgtgtgtatgtgtgtgtgtgcgcgtgtgtatgtgtgtgtgtgtgtgtgtgtgtgtgtgtgacctgcgCTCGTTTCTCTCTCAGCTCCTGCTGCTGTAATCGTCGTTTCTCCCGCTTCTCCTGAAGCTTCTCCACTTCCTTCACACAGTTGGACTTCCTGCgagctgcaaacacacacacacacacacacacacacacacacacacacacacacacacacacacacacacacacacacacaggcaaacacacacaaaggcaaacacacacacacacagatattcaTTAAAACACATCTGGAGCTAGCAGAAATGACACTGCTGTATGTGGTTGTTTAGATattttaatgagtgtgtgtgtgtgtgtgtgtatttgtgtgtgtgtgtgtatgtgtgtgggtatgtgtatgtgtgtgtgtgtttgtgtgtgtgtgtgtgtgtgtgtgtgagtgtgtgtgtgtgtgtgtatgtgtgtgtgtgtgtgtgtgtgtgtgtgtgtgtgtgtgtatgtgtgtgtatgtgtgtgtgtgtgtgtgtgtgtgtatgtggttgtgtgtatgtgtgtgtgtgtgtgtgtgtgtgtgtatgtgtgtgtgtgtgtgtgtgtgtgtgtgtgtgtgtgtgtgtgtgagtgtgtgtataccgTTCTGCTGCTGCAGTGTCTGCTGCTGTATGTTCATGGGAGGCGCGGGCGCTGCTGGAGGTTCGGTCTGCTGGCTTGGCCGCGCTCGAGTCGTTCCTACAGTCACTGAATAAGGCAGATCACACGTCACACACACATTTGGACACACACAAGCTGATTCtacatacacacattttaaaacaacagcGAGTGGACAAGTGCAAAAACAAAGGAAACCACTTCAGCCGAGCAGTGTGTGACGCTCTCGTCCTGCGACACTGAACTGCTGTAATGAGTTCATCATCACTGAATCAGTCCAAACGATTCACTCAAAACAGCTGAATCACTCACAAACAAACCCAGCGTCTTCctgaatgaatcactgaatcactCAAAAGATTTGTTCAGAAACAGACTGATTCCTGACTCAGATCTTCTTCTTCGTCTGTTTTCAGTGGTGACGCAGGAAGAGCCGACAGCAGTCAGGTGTGTAAACACACAGAGTCACATCAACTGCTCAAACTGCAGAACGAATcagtgaatcagtgaatcagCCGTGGATCATTATGATGATGAGTGTACCTCGGTTATCCTTCGCAGGCGTTTCGCTCTTCACAGGCGCTACAGCTCGACGATTCTGCAGAAACAAACACACTGTACATCAGCACTGTCCGTCTACACACACAGATAACCTGTATGGTTACACCTCCTGCTGCATTACGCTTCCCTCATTACAGAGTCCTCTAGTCCACATCTTCATTTACACTGCAGCTAAACGCAGGACACACAGGGTTGATTCGAAGTGTTGAGTCTCCTACAGCAGCGTACACACATCACACATCACACATCACAGACTCGGTCCTTCACTCTGAATGTGTGTTTAATGCTTGAGTCATTCTGCAGTGGTCATCATGTGATTCTTTTAAATCAATGTGCAGCTGAAAGACTGTAAGCCCCTCCCCCTTATTTAACCCaacactgctctgattggtcacgcTCACCTTGCTTTGCGGGATCTTGTTGGGTCTGGCGGCGCTGCTCATGAGTGGTGGAGGAGTCTCTGGGCTCTGCAGGATCTCCTCCTCTGGAGCCACGTCTGGATTCAGGCTGAAGACGCTCTCCAGATCCACCTGTGAAGAGCTCAGACCATCAGCTGACCCCACAACACATGACCCCAGAACACCTGAACCCAGAACACCTGACCCCAGAACACCTGACCCCAGAACACCTGAACCCAGAACACCTGACCACAGAAGAGATGACCCCAGAACAGCTGATGCCAGAACTGCTGACTACAGAACAGCTGACTACAGAACAGTCGACTCCAGACCAGATGACCCCAGAACAGCTGACTCCAGAATACCTGACTCCAGAACAGCTGACTACAGAACAGATGACCCCAGAATACTTGACCCCAGAACAGCTGACCCCAGAACAGATTACCCCAGAACAGCTGACCCCAGAACAGATGACCCCAGAAAAGCTGACCCCAGAACAGCTGACTAGAGAACAGATGACCCCAGAACAGCTGACCCCAGAATACCTGACCCCAGAACAGCTGACTAGAGAACAGATGACCCCAGAACAGCTGACCCCAGAATACCTGACCCCAAAACAGCTAACTACAGAACAGTTGACTCCAGACCATATGACCTCAGAAAAGCTGACCCCAGAAGAGATGACCCTAGAATACCTGACCCCAAAACAGCTGACCCCAGAACACCTGACCCCAGAACAGCTGACTCCAGAATACCTGACCCCAGAACAGCTGACTACAGAACAGATGACCCAGAATACCTGACCCCAGAACAGCTGACCCTAAAACAGCTGACCCCAGAACAGATTACCCCAGAAAAGCTGACTCCACAACAGCTGACTACAGAACAGATGACCCCAGATTACCTGACCCCAACACAGCTGACTCCAAAACAGATGAACCCAGAATAGGTGATCCCAGAACACCAGACGCCAGAACAGCTGACCCCAGAACAGCTGACCCCAGAACACCTGACTCCAGAACACTACACCCCAGAACACCTGACTCCAGAACACTTGACTCCAGAACACCTGACTCCAGAACACTACACCCCAGAACACCTGACTCCAGAACACTACACCCCAGAACACCTGACTCCAGAACACTTGACTCCAGAACACCTGACTCCAGAACACCTGACCCTAAAACAGCTGACCCCAGAACAGATTACCCCAGAAAAGCTGACTCCAGAACACCTGACCCCACAACAGCTGACTACAGAACAGATGACCCCAGACCAGCTGACCCCAGGTTACCTGACCCCAGAACAGCTGACTACAGAACAGCTGGCTCCAGAACACTTGACTCCAGAACACCTGAC
This window harbors:
- the LOC100333835 gene encoding kinesin-like protein KIF2A isoform X2, with product MATPKGRRFTVDIRKRAFSEIQFGCSTRHDQQVDLESVFSLNPDVAPEEEILQSPETPPPLMSSAARPNKIPQSKNRRAVAPVKSETPAKDNRVTVGTTRARPSQQTEPPAAPAPPMNIQQQTLQQQNARRKSNCVKEVEKLQEKREKRRLQQQELREKRAQEVDTTTPNYEIMCMIRDFRASLDYRPLTTADLIEDHRICVCVRTRPLNKKELSMKDLDVITIPSKDVVMVHEPKQKVDLTRYLENQTFRFDYAFDDTSTNEMVYRFTARPLVETVFERGMATCFAYGQTGSGKTHTMGGDFSGKNQDCSKGIYALAARDVFLMLKKPIYKKLDLQVFSTFFEIYSGKVFDLLNRKAKLRVLEDGKQQVQVVGLQEREVRCTEDVLKLIEMGNSCRTSGQTSANAHSSRSHAVFQIIVRRRGKMHGKFSLIDLAGNERGADTSSADRQTRLEGAEINKSLLALKECIRALGRNKPHTPFRASKLTQVLRDSFIGENSRTCMIATISPGMASCENTLNTLRYANRVKEFGISPSDIPFSQSGGARSDLSPTDEYADSCRMKELVLDPGVLPESRVGSQLEVLEAQWGMGSSPQRDDLKLLCEQNEEEVSPQLFTFHEVVSQLVEMEEQVLEDHRAVFQESIRWLEDEKVLLEMTEEVDYDVESFATQLEQILDQKIDVLVELRDKVKSFRSALQEEEQASKQIDPKRPRVL
- the LOC100333835 gene encoding kinesin-like protein KIF2A isoform X3; the protein is MVTSLNDHNDSVTVEWIENGDTKGKEVDLESVFSLNPDVAPEEEILQSPETPPPLMSSAARPNKIPQSKNRRAVAPVKSETPAKDNRVTVGTTRARPSQQTEPPAAPAPPMNIQQQTLQQQNARRKSNCVKEVEKLQEKREKRRLQQQELREKRAQEVDTTTPNYEIMCMIRDFRASLDYRPLTTADLIEDHRICVCVRTRPLNKKELSMKDLDVITIPSKDVVMVHEPKQKVDLTRYLENQTFRFDYAFDDTSTNEMVYRFTARPLVETVFERGMATCFAYGQTGSGKTHTMGGDFSGKNQDCSKGIYALAARDVFLMLKKPIYKKLDLQVFSTFFEIYSGKVFDLLNRKAKLRVLEDGKQQVQVVGLQEREVRCTEDVLKLIEMGNSCRTSGQTSANAHSSRSHAVFQIIVRRRGKMHGKFSLIDLAGNERGADTSSADRQTRLEGAEINKSLLALKECIRALGRNKPHTPFRASKLTQVLRDSFIGENSRTCMIATISPGMASCENTLNTLRYANRVKEFGISPSDIPFSQSGGARSDLSPTDEYADSCRMKELVLDPGVLPESRVGSQLEVLEAQWGMGSSPQRDDLKLLCEQNEEEVSPQLFTFHEVVSQLVEMEEQVLEDHRAVFQESIRWLEDEKVLLEMTEEVDYDVESFATQLEQILDQKIDVLVELRDKVKSFRSALQEEEQASKQIDPKRPRVL